A genomic segment from Spinacia oleracea cultivar Varoflay chromosome 3, BTI_SOV_V1, whole genome shotgun sequence encodes:
- the LOC110797422 gene encoding uncharacterized protein, whose amino-acid sequence MGLMEAFSVGGGLVMEIMLVITPIWTAFLLGLVIGWTWCPKWWKNLDKNTFDSFISKIGEFSAPSYSTSKGFPSIQSFTQFNLKFPSSSSQSTGDDSISANNQTSALQPSSSKLKGGEEHNVVNEGDLEHIYKLVEEKDGGPSWIQMMDRSTPTMNYRAWRRDPETGPPQYRSSTIFEDATPEMVRDFFWDDDFRPKWDNMLIQSQILEESQTTGTMIVQWVRKFPFFCSDREYIIGRRIWESERTYYCVTKGVPNSVPRKDKPRRVDLYYSSWCIRPVESRKGTGEMTACEVLLFHHEDMGIPWEIAKLGVRQGMWGAVKKIDPGLRAYYKARAAGGPLSPAASMAQINTKVNPNYLKSLLTGDSLSVTEVVVPPEEKQQGGMNMNVPKVLIFSGAVALACSLDRGLLTKAVIFGVARKLGRIGGKL is encoded by the exons ATGGGATTAATGGAGGCATTTTCGGTTGGAGGAGGATTAGTGATGGAGATTATGTTAGTTATCACTCCAATTTGGACTGCCTTTCTTCTCGGTCTTGTAATTGGATGGACATGGTGCCCGAAATGGTGGAAGAATTTGGACAAGAATACGTTTGATTCATTCATCTCAAAAATTGGGGAATTTTCAGCTCCTTCATATTCTACTTCAAAAGGGTTTCCTTCTATTCAGAGCTTCACTCAATTTAACTTGAAATTTCCAAGCTCCAGCAGTCAATCAACTGGGGATGATAGTATCAGTGCAAATAATCAGACATCAGCTTTGCAACCCAG TTCATCAAAGCTTAAAGGAGGTGAGGAGCATAATGTTGTGAATGAAGGTGATCTAGAACATATTTATAAGCTTGTTGAGGAGAAAGATGGAGGTCCTTCTTGGATACAAATGATGGACCGTTCAACCCCAACCATGAATTATCGAGCTTGGCGGCGAGACCCCGAG ACTGGTCCTCCTCAATATCGTAGTAGTACAATATTTGAAGATGCAACACCTGAGATGGTGAGGGACTTCTTCTGGGATGATGATTTTCGACCAAAGTGGGACAACATGCTCATACAATCTCAAATTCTTGAAGAGTCTCAAACCACAGGAACCATGATAGTGCAATGGGTTCGCAAA TTTCCGTTCTTCTGCAGTGATCGAGAGTACATAATTGGCCGTAGGATATGGGAGTCTGAAAGAACATATTACTGTGTGACAAAG GGAGTACCCAACTCTGTACCACGAAAGGACAAACCAAGACGTGTGGATCTGTATTATTCAAGTTGGTGTATTCGTCCAG TGGAATCCAGGAAAGGAACTGGAGAAATGACAGCATGTGAAGTGCTTCTCTTTCATCACGAAGACATGGGAATTCCATGGGAAATAGCGAAACTTGGTGTCCGACAAGGGATGTGGGGAGCGGTTAAGAAAATCGACCCTGGTCTACGAGCTTACTATAAAGCAAGAGCTGCCGGTGGGCCCCTCTCACCCGCAGCCTCCATGGCTCAAATCAACACTAAAGTGAAcccaaattatttgaaatctttATTGACCGGCGATAGTCTGTCAGTGACCGAAGTAGTAGTTCCTCCCGAGGAGAAACAACAAGGAGGGATGAACATGAACGTGCCAAAGGTTCTCATTTTTAGCGGGGCAGTTGCTCTTGCATGCAGTCTTGACCGAGGGCTCCTAACAAAGGCGGTTATCTTTGGCGTTGCACGGAAACTAGGAAGAATAGGAGGGAAATTATAA
- the LOC110797431 gene encoding uncharacterized protein — translation MISASSSNWLDRLRSSRGFPTGEEPDLDRILSSSSSGSAPTADSVNNSVSTQSQAVAIPVRLRRDKPAECGTSSGEFAGVLCDLFNMGGECSRSFSKKSSRKQANPRFCGASSESELPSSSDDLRREKSDNGGFVSSGDTSLNERRDNTNTNNNTNNNGKVRVDDFDEGEEDVDLKAYSRSEVTIIDTSFEEWKSDKWVFRKNDEWKIKEKKSKCKSRVSAGKKRKLLVTNLGDNSKLDDDQLKKKMKMKEADNLLQPNKGQPQNDKERRPTQKRVDFPGKGPQRRFPCPRPPEKSRNESSPVILLKSIPSSNINAAMKVGKSFQKKHPKQMKIV, via the exons ATGATCTCAGCATCGAGTTCAAACTGGCTAGACCGGCTCCGGTCGTCGCGAGGTTTTCCGACCGGAGAAGAACCGGATCTCGACCGAATTCTTTCCTCTTCAAGCTCAGGCTCAGCTCCCACTGCCGATTCAGTTAATAACTCGGTGTCGACTCAGTCGCAGGCGGTGGCGATTCCGGTTCGCTTGAGGAGAGATAAACCAGCGGAGTGCGGCACATCCTCTGGGGAATTCGCCGGAGTACTATGCGACCTCTTCAATATGGGGGGAGAGTGTTCCAGAAGTTTCTCGAAGAAGAGCTCTCGGAAGCAGGCAAACCCTAGGTTTTGCGGGGCGAGTTCCGAGAGCGAGTTACCGAGTTCGTCGGACGatttaaggagagagaaaagcgATAATGGAGGCTTCGTATCTAGCGGTGACACCAGCTTGAATGAGAGGAGAGATAAtactaatactaataataaCACTAACAATAATGGTAAAGTTAGGGTTGATGATTTTGACGAAGGGGAAGAAGACGTGGATTTGAAAGCGTATTCTAGAAGCGAAGTGACGATAATTGATACGAGTTTCGAAGAATGGAAGTCGGATAAATGGGTGTTTAGGAAGAATGATGAGTGGAAAATCAAAGAGAAGAAGAGTAAATGTAAATCCAGGGTTTCTGCTGGGAAGAAGAGGAAATTATTGGTTACTAATTTAGGGGATAACAGTAAATTAGACGATGATCAgctgaagaagaagatgaagatgaaggaaGCTGATAACTTATTGCAACCAAATAAA GGACAACCCCAGAATGACAAAGAAAGAAGACCTACTCAAAAAAGAGTAGATTTTCCGGGGAAAGGACCTCAAAGAAG GTTTCCTTGTCCGAGACCACCCGAGAAATCCAGAAATGAAAGCTCACCAGTGATCCTCCTGAAATCGATTCCGTCTAGCAATATCAATGCAGCCATGAAAGTAGGCAAGAGCTTTCAAAAGAAGCATCCGAAACAGATGAAGATTGTATGA
- the LOC110797442 gene encoding transcription termination factor MTERF8, chloroplastic, with the protein MVTLMSYAFNSQALSFPPQFSLHATHTVPHHLCFSLLKLTSSGFIGEKRALFWRISIQHSRNVFILSKSSRQSGDFTETGHIIPIFEVLGLDERVTQDILGRNPSLELLPVKLIRSRIHGLLSVGVNEHVLSRLISKYPDVLTAEEVGLLIEFIHDGLENKIESIQIERLLMGIEPRFIGGFDKKVNLLIQNGIPQEKIAHILNNVNLSKAICLKSCEEIQRLLSFLSRFDAVGILAKRPVILNYDLDTQLVPRIGFLQRLSGGDTDAVGEVLNRLPAIITYSVEHLQSQVEFFRSYVGLTDMEIFKIVLVFPNVMSASRQRKLQPRIDLLKECGLDSGEIYRFLIKAPLFLGLSFEKNLSHKLAMLVKIGYAHRTKDLAMGLGAVTRTSSENLQEVIDLFLSYGFSSDDIVAMSKKHFQILQYNPRSLEKKMEYLLEEMDREIGELLSFPAFLGYNLDNRIKHRYELKKKDAGDEMSLNKLLSVSTKKFSKTKKQLAEVSCSFGEEGADDML; encoded by the exons ATGGTTACTTTGATGTCATATGCTTTTAATTCTCAAGCATTGAGTTTCCCCCCTCAATTTTCTCTTCATGCAACTCACACTGTTCCTCATCATctttgtttctctctcctcaagctCACTTCTTCTGGGTTTATCGGTGAAAAACGAGCTTTATTCTGGCGAATCTCAATTCAGCATTCCAGAAATGTGTTCATTCTAAGCAAATCAAGTAGACAAAGTGGGGATTTTACCGAAACAG GACATATCATCCCAATTTTTGAAGTTTTGGGTCTTGATGAGAGAGTAACTCAGGATATTCTAGGGCGAAATCCGAGTTTAGAGCTCTTACCTGTTAAGTTAATTCGCAGTCGCATTCATGGGTTACTGTCAGTTGGGGTGAATGAGCATGTATTATCTAGGTTGATTTCCAAATACCCAGATGTATTAACAGCTGAAGAAGTTGGGTTATTAATAGAATTTATTCATGATGGTTTAGAAAACAAGATTGAAAGTATTCAGATTGAGCGCCTTTTGATGGGGATAGAGCCTAGGTTTATTGGTGGCTTTGATAAAAAGGTTAATTTGCTGATACAAAATGGTATTCCTCAAGAAAAGATTGCTCATATTCTCAATAATGTTAACCTTAGCAAGGCTATTTGCCTCAAGTCATGTGAAGAAATTCAGAGATTGTTGTCATTTTTGAGCCGTTTTGATGCTGTGGGTATACTTGCTAAGCGCCCTGTGATTCTCAACTATGATTTGGATACTCAGTTAGTTCCGCGAATTGGGTTTCTTCAAAGGCTTAGTGGAGGAGATACAGATGCTGTAGGAGAAGTATTGAATAGACTTCCTGCTATTATAACATACAGTGTGGAGCATCTGCAaagtcaagtggagtttttcaGATCATATGTTGGGTTAACTGATATGGAAATCTTCAAGATTGTGCTTGTTTTCCCAAATGTGATGAGTGCTAGCAGACAGCGGAAATTGCAACCCAGAATTGATCTTTTGAAGGAATGTGGATTGGATTCGGGTGAGATTTACAGGTTTTTGATTAAAGCGCCATTATTTCTTGGTCTTTCCTTTGAGAAGAATCTCTCTCACAAGTTGGCAATGTTGGTAAAGATTGGTTATGCTCATAGAACGAAGGATCTTGCTATGGGATTAGGAGCTGTGACAAGAACAAGCTCGGAGAATTTGCAAGAAGTGATTGATTTATTTTTGAGCTATGGATTTTCATCTGATGATATAGTTGCTATGAGCAAAAAGCATTTTCAGATACTGCAATACAATCCAAGGTCTCTGGAGAAGAAGATGGAGTACTTGCTTGAAGAGATGGATCGAGAAATAGGGGAACTTTTATCTTTTCCTGCATTTCTGGGGTACAATCTTGATAACAGGATTAAGCATAGGTATGAACTGAAGAAGAAGGATGCAGGTGATGAAATGTCTCTGAATAAGCTCTTGAGTGTTTCCACTAAGAAATTCTCCAAAACAAAGAAGCAGTTGGCTGAAGTGAGCTGCAGTTTTGGTGAAGAGGGTGCTGACGACATGCTGTGA
- the LOC110797457 gene encoding ribosome-binding factor PSRP1, chloroplastic has translation MATLCTSAINMNPNLTNSLSNSINLSSTLTNLSSLRSTFTNSCSLGLNVAVKSVQISRNKPNVVCMSWDGPLSSVKLILQGRNLEVSDNVRSHVEDKVGKSVAKHSHLVREVDVRLSARGGDLSKGPKLRRCEVTLFTKRHGVIRAEEDAESLYSSIDLVSSIIQRKLRKIKDKVSDHGRHMKGFNRSKVRDPEPVRITREEVLEEVESAPAPVSVEDDDFIEEVVRTKYFDMPPLTITEAVEQLENVDHDFYAFRNEETGDINILYKRKEGGYGLIIPKDGKTEKLESLPVQTDKQPSFAE, from the exons ATGGCAACTTTGTGTACATCAGCCATTAATAtgaatccaaatctgacaaattcTCTCTCCAATTCCATAAATTTATCATCAACACTCACTAATCTATCTTCACTTCGTTCAACCTTCACAAATTCTTGTTCTTTAGGACTAAATGTTGCTGTTAAGAGTGTTCAAATCAGCAGAAACAAGCccaatgttgtttgtatgtcaTGGGATGGCCCTCTTTCTTCTGTCAAACTCATCCTTCAAGGCCGAAATCTTGAG GTAAGTGATAATGTTAGAAGCCACGTGGAAGATAAGGTTGGAAAATCTGTCGCAAAACATAGCCATTTGGTAAGGGAAGTGGATGTACGTTTGTCTGCTAGAGGGGGAGACCTCAGTAAAGGGCCTAAACTTAGGAGATGTGAG GTCACCTTATTTACCAAGAGGCACGGAGTAATCCGAGCTGAGGAAGATGCCGAGAGTCTGTACAGCAGTATTGATTTGGTATCCTCAATTATACAGAGGAAATTGAGGAAGATTAAGGACAAAGTTTCTGACCATGGTCGGCATATGAAAGGTTTCAACCGCTCAAAGGTGAGGGATCCCGAGCCAGTCAGAATTACTAGAGAGGAAGTTTTGGAGGAAGTGGAATCAGCTCCTGCTCCTGTTTCTGTTGAAGATGATGACTTTATTGAAGAG GTGGTCCGAACAAAGTATTTTGATATGCCACCACTTACAATTACAGAAGCAGTTGAACAGCTTGAAAATGTTGATCATGACTTCTATGCATTCCGAAATGAAGAAACTG GTGACATTAACATTTTGTACAAAAGGAAAGAGGGAGGATATGGGCTTATTATTCCCAAGGATGGCAAAACAGAGAAGTTGGAATCTTTGCCAGTGCAAACTGATAAACAACCCTCCTTTGCAGAATAG